A stretch of the Papaver somniferum cultivar HN1 chromosome 6, ASM357369v1, whole genome shotgun sequence genome encodes the following:
- the LOC113285965 gene encoding mRNA cap guanine-N7 methyltransferase 1-like — MRRAYESASTSQRIDRNGGSQYQEEEDKDLARRVADHYSARSNQTYSEREASPIIHLKKLNNWIKSVLIQLYTRPGDVVLDLACGKGGDLIKWDKARVGYYVGIDIAQGSIQDCRTRYNGDQNNHHQRRGRSRFTFPARLLCADCFEVRLDAVLRDDGPFDICSCQFAMHYSWSTEARARRALANVSALLRPGGIFIGTMPDANVIIQKLREAQGLTFGNSVYSISFDEEYDHKTPFGIKYKFHLEDAVDCPEWIVPFPVFKSLAEEYGLELVFVKNFHEFVDEYMRRPEFAELMRRLGALSDGNQVTCTLSPDEWEVAYLYSAFVLKKRGESYPDRRRANRTNNRPTQISKDDILYINSEE; from the coding sequence ATGAGGAGAGCATATGAATCTGCttcaacttctcaaagaatagaTCGTAATGGCGGTTCGCagtatcaagaagaagaagataaggattTGGCACGAAGAGTTGCTGACCATTACAGTGCAAGGTCGAATCAGACTTATTCAGAACGAGAAGCCAGTCCAATCATCCATTTGAAAAAGCTTAATAATTGGATCAAGAGTGTTTTAATTCAGCTCTACACTCGCCCTGGAGATGTTGTTTTAGATCTTGCTTGCGGTAAGGGTGGTGATTTGATCAAGTGGGACAAAGCAAGGGTTGGATATTACGTTGGTATTGATATAGCCCAAGGCTCCATACAAGACTGTAGAACACGTTACAACGGGGATCAAAACAATCATCATCAGCGTCGCGGTCGTAGTAGGTTTACGTTCCCTGCACGCCTCTTATGTGCTGATTGCTTTGAGGTGCGCTTGGATGCAGTTTTGAGGGATGATGGACCATTTGATATTTGCAGTTGCCAGTTTGCCATGCATTACTCTTGGTCTACTGAGGCTCGTGCACGACGAGCCTTGGCCAATGTGTCTGCCTTGCTTCGTCCAGGCGGGATTTTCATTGGTACAATGCCAGATGCGAATGTCATTATACAAAAGCTTAGAGAAGCGCAGGGACTGACTTTTGGCAATAGCGTCTACTCGATAAGTTTCGACGAGGAATATGATCATAAGACTCCATTTGGTATAAAGTACAAGTTCCATTTGGAGGATGCTGTTGATTGTCCTGAATGGATTGTTCCTTTTCCTGTTTTCAAGTCACTGGCAGAAGAGTATGGTTTGGAGCTTGTTTTCGTGAAGAATTTCCATGAATTTGTGGACGAGTACATGAGAAGGCCAGAATTTGCTGAGCTTATGCGGCGCCTTGGTGCCTTGAGTGATGGAAATCAGGTCACATGCACTCTATCACCAGATGAATGGGAAGTAGCTTACCTGTATTCGGCATTTGTCTTGAAGAAGCGAGGTGAATCATATCCTGATCGAAGGAGAGCCAATAGAACAAACAACCGACCGACGCAGATATCGAAGGACGACATTTTGTACATCAACAGTGAGGAATGA